In Pygocentrus nattereri isolate fPygNat1 chromosome 26, fPygNat1.pri, whole genome shotgun sequence, one genomic interval encodes:
- the LOC108435678 gene encoding odorant receptor 131-2-like → MNSTGGPQVLVRDTFATAFAKNFVLVGVWLSLSYINVTVVATFFSNQTFYEDPRYILFIHMVINDAVQLTVTTSLFVVSYIYYSINVSICTVFILVAVFTTRNTPVNLAAMAIERYIAVCNPLRHAQICTVRRTHLLIGLIWLISVVPDITDLFITLATEPISFFYTSVFCLRQNVFKDPVLLYKQQVFDGMYFSLVFFTLVYTYLRVLFAARAMSTEKTSAQRARNTILLHGVQLLMCMLSYVSPSVLVVLSIIFPRYILEMRYTNYLIVYILPRFLSPIIYGVRDQKFRKYLRRSFVIAQCKVKRRVDNQEEEIKVDP, encoded by the coding sequence ATGAACTCGACTGGAGGACCACAGGTTCTGGTACGTGACACGTTTGCCACAGCATTCGCCAAGAACTTTGTTTTGGTCGGAGTGTGGCTCAGCCTGAGCTACATCAATGTCACTGTTGTGGCTACCTTCTTCAGCAACCAGACCTTTTACGAGGACCCTCGTTATATCCTCTTCATCCACATGGTTATCAACGATGCAGTGCAGCTGACCGTCACCACCTCCCTGTTTGTGGTGAGTTACATCTACTACAGCATCAACGTGTCCATCTGCACTGTCTTCATCCTTGTGGCTGTCTTCACCACCCGCAACACACCTGTGAACCTGGCTGCCATGGCCATTGAGCGCTACATCGCTGTCTGCAACCCTCTACGTCACGCCCAGATCTGCACTGTCCGTCGCACTCATCTACTCATTGGCCTCATCTGGTTAATCTCTGTAGTCCCTGACATCACTGACCTCTTCATCACCCTGGCTACAGAACCCATCAGCTTCTTCTACACGTCTGTGTTCTGTTTGCGTCAAAATGTCTTCAAAGACCCTGTGCTGCTATACAAGCAGCAGGTCTTTGATGGTATGTACTTCTCCTTGGTCTTCTTCACGCTGGTCTACACATACCTGCGGGTGCTCTTTGCGGCCCGCGCCATGTCCACAGAGAAAACATCGGCCCAGCGGGCCAGGAACACCATCCTGCTTCATGGGGTTCAGCTCCTCATGTGTATGCTCTCCTACGTTTCTCCCAGTGTCCTGGTTGTTCTAAGCATCATATTTCCTAGATACATCCTGGAAATGCGATATACAAACTACCTTATCGTTTACATCCTGCCACGCTTTCTGAGTCCAATCATATACGGGGTCCGTGACCAAAAGTTCCGAAAGTATCTGAGGAGGTCTTTTGTAATTGCTCAGTGTAAGGTCAAGAGAAGAGTAGATAACCAAGAGGAAGAAATTAAAGTGGATCCTtag